The Candidatus Methylomirabilota bacterium genome segment GCACGCCGTCGACGATCCGGCCCGACGCGCGCCAGGAGCGAGGTTGCCAAGCCGCCCACGGTTCGTGGGTGCCGAGGCTGTAGATCACACGGGCGAAGCCGTTCGGAAAGACTTCCTCGACGACGAGCGTGTGGCACTGCGCGTCCGCGCCGGTGCGATCCTTCCAGGCGCCGTTCCACGCGCCGGAGAACCGTGAGACATCGGGCGGGACGTTCGGAGACGGCGGGACAATCCGCGTATCGGCCGGCAGGAGCGTCTCCTGGCGGCACCCCTTCGCGTCGGCCGGGCTCACGGTGAGCGCGAGCACGGCGGCGAGCAGGAGGCCGCCTCGGAGACGCCTGGGCGCGTAGATGGGATGAAGCGGCTGGCCTCTCGCTTGACGTGGTGGCATAGACTGCCCCACAAGAGCACCCCGCGGTCAACGCCGCAAGAAGGGAGAGGCCAGCCATGGACCATATTGGCATCGACGTCCACAAGAGGGACAGCCAGATTTACATCCTCGCCGAGGGGGGTGAGATCATCGAGCAGCGGATCCGCACCGAGGGCGAGCGCTTCGCCGCCGTGCTCGGGGCCCGGCCCCGCGCCCGGCTGCTGATCGAGGCCTCGACCGACAGCGAATGGGTCGCCCGGTGTCTCGAGGCCCTCGGCCACGAGGTCATCGTCGCCGACCCGAACTTCGCCCCCATGTATGCGACGCGGTCGCGCAAGGTGAAGACCGACCGGCGCGATGCCCGGGCCCTGGCCGAGGCCTGCCTGCTCGGCGCCTACCGCCCCGCCCATCGCCTCTCCGATCCCCAGCGCCACGTGCGAGGCCGGTTGGGGGTGCGGGACGCCCTGGTCCACACGCGCACGCGCTACATCTCGGTCATCCGGGCCCTGCTCCGTCAGCACGGCTACGGCGTGCCCTCCGGCAGTGCGGAGCGTTTTACCGACCGCGTTCGGGGCCTGCCCCTGCCGGGCCGCTTGCGCTCGGTGGTCGCGCCGCTGCTCGCCGTCATGGGTCCCCTCAACCAGCAGCTCGCGTACTCGGACGCGACGATCGAGCACCTCGCCGTCCAGGATCCCCGCGTGCCGCGGTTGCGGTCCGTCCCCGGCGTCGGCCCCGTCACCGCGGCCGCCTTCCTCGCTGCGGTCGACGACGCCCAGCGCTTCCACCACGCGCATCAGCTCGAAGCCTATCTCGGCCTCGTGCCCCGCGAGTACAGCTCGGGCGAGACGCAGCGCCGCGGCCCGATCACCAAGGCCGGGCACTCGCGCCCCCGCTGGCTGCTCATTCAAGCCGCACGCTCGATCCTGCGCTGTCGGCCCCCCGCGGCCGAGGCGCTCTGGACCTGGGCCCTGCGCATCGCCACGCGCCGGGGCAAGCACATCGCC includes the following:
- a CDS encoding IS110 family transposase — its product is MDHIGIDVHKRDSQIYILAEGGEIIEQRIRTEGERFAAVLGARPRARLLIEASTDSEWVARCLEALGHEVIVADPNFAPMYATRSRKVKTDRRDARALAEACLLGAYRPAHRLSDPQRHVRGRLGVRDALVHTRTRYISVIRALLRQHGYGVPSGSAERFTDRVRGLPLPGRLRSVVAPLLAVMGPLNQQLAYSDATIEHLAVQDPRVPRLRSVPGVGPVTAAAFLAAVDDAQRFHHAHQLEAYLGLVPREYSSGETQRRGPITKAGHSRPRWLLIQAARSILRCRPPAAEALWTWALRIATRRGKHIAVVALARRLAGILYALLRDGTVYAPRPTRHHPDPVAALHA